The segment GGTGCTGGCCGGACCCGACGGACGCGATGGCGCAATGCTCCCCGCTGGCAGCATCACCGCGCTGACGCTCGCGCTTGCCCGTATCGCCGAGCTGATGGACCGCCAACAGGACGTGCTGGTACTGTATGTCACCAGCCACGGCGCGCCAGACGCAGGCCTGGCCTATCATGATGGGGACCAAGGCTTCGGCGTGCTGCCGCCGGCGCGGCTCGCCGAACTCCTCGACACGCTTGGCATCCGCAACCGGCTCCTGCTGCTCTCCGCCTGCTACTCCGGCGCCTTCGTGAAGCGGCTGACGAGCAATACCACCGCGATTCTGACCGCCGCCTCGGCAACCCGCTCCTCCTTCGGCTGCCGGGCAGAGAATGACTGGACCTTCTTCGGCGACGCGCTGGTCAACCACGCCCTGCGAAAAGCACAGCCGCTGGCCGAGGCGGCGGCGGAGGCACGCAAGACGATCAACGGTTGGGAGCGTGCCGGGCGGCTAGATCCGTCGATGCCGCAGGTAGCAATCGGGACCGGGGTGGGCGCGTGGCTGGCGCCGCTGGAGGCGCGGATGCCGCAGACGCCCACCGCACCGGTGGGTGCGCCGGCGACGGATGCGCTGAAGCCTTGAGCTCTATTCCCCCCTCCCGCTTGCGGGAGGGGACGGAGGAGGGTGTGCGAGGGTAGCAGGCGACACCGCCGCAGAACGAGCCTCCACGTCACCCCCTCCCCTAACCCCTCCGCAAGCGGGAGGGGATTTAAGAAGACCGGAACTCCCCGGGCCCTCACCGGTTGGCCGCGCATGTCCGATTCCCAGAGCCCGCTCCAGCGCTATCCGCTGCTCGCCACCCCGCATGTGCGGCTGCAGGGCACGGTGGACAATGCGATGTATCAGAATTTTCGGGAGCAGTTGCTCGCCGCGCCCAGCGACGGCCCGCTGGTAGTCACGCTCTCGACGCTTGGCGGCGACCCTGAAGTTGCCCGATTGATGGCCGACGAGCTGCGGCTGCTCCGCGAAGCCACGGCGCGCGAGCTGCTGTTCCTCGGCAAGGTCGCGGTCTATTCCGCCGGCGCTACCTTCATGTCGGGCTTCCCGGTCGACAAGCGCTTCCTCACCCGCGGCACGAGGCTGATGCTGCACGAGCGTCAGATGCAGTCCTCACTGGAACTGTCCGGCCCGCTGCGCATGCTGCCCGCGATCCTCAAAGCCAAGCTTGCCGAGATTGAGCATTCGATCGCGATCGAGGAAGAGGGCTTCCAGGCGCTGGTCGCGGGCTCGCGCGTCGATTTCGAGGAGTTGCGCCGCCGCGCCCCCTATAACTGGTATATCGAAGCCGAAGAGGCGCGCGAACTGGGGCTGGTGCTCGACGTGATCTGAGGGGCGCGGCCCAAAGGGCACTTGCGCTGCGGATGCGAAAGGCATAGCTCGCCCCCCAAAGAGGCGTCGCGCCGAAGCGAAAGAGGAAGTTTCAGGAATGGCCGAATTCCGCCTGCCCAAGAACAGCCGTATCACCAAGGGCCAGGAGCACAAGGCGAGCCCCGAAGCCACCCGGGTGAAGAAGTTCAAGATCTACCGCTACGACCCGGATTCGGGCGAGAATCCGCGCTACGACACGTTCGAGGTAGACCTCGACGATTGCGGCCCGATGGTTCTCGACGCGCTGATCAAGATCAAGGGCGAGCAGGATTCGTCGCTGACCTTCCGCCGCTCGTGCCGTGAGGGCATTTGCGGCTCTTGCTCGATGAACATTGGCGGCAAGAACGGCCTAGCCTGCACCACCGCCATCGAGGACGTGAAGGGCGAGGTGCAGATCACCCCGCTGCCGCATATGGACGTGATCAAGGACCTGGTCCCCGATTTCACGCACTTCTACGCGCAATACGCCTCGATCAAGCCGTGGCTGCAGACCGTCACCACCACGCCTTCGGGCAAGGAGCGGCTGCAGACCCCGAAGGACCGCGAGAAGCTCGACGGCCTGTACGAGTGCATCCTGTGCGCCTGCTGCTCGACCTCGTGCCCGAGCTATTGGTGGAACAGCGACAAGTTCCTCGGCCCGGCGATCCTGCTCCAGGCCTATCGCTGGCTCGCCGATTCGCGCGATGAGATGACCGGCGAGCGGCTCGACCAGCTCGAGGATCCGTTCCGCCTGTATCGCTGCCACACGATCATGAACTGCGCGAACGCCTGCCCCAAGGGCCTAAACCCGGCCAAGGCGATCGCCGAAGTGAAGAAGATGGCCGCCGAGCGCGTGCTCTGAACGCCCTTTCTTCACGCTTTTGAGAGACACCGAGCTGCCTGGCCCTCCGGCCCGGCAGCTCGTTTTCGTTGGTAGACCTGCCCCATGACCCGCGTTCTCGATCGTTACCGCGCCCTCGTCTCTGCCGGCGAGCTTCGCTCCGATCGCGAGCAGGAGGCCGCCGCCGCCCGGCTCGATGCACTGGCCGAGGAGTTGCAGGCCGCACCGCGCAAGGGCAGCGTGCTGTGGAAGCTCACCGGCCGCAAGCCGGCGGTGCCGCGCGGGCTCTACCTGTGGGGCGGCGTCGGCCGGGGCAAGTCGATGCTGATGGACCTGTTCTTCGACAGCCTCGACATCCGCCGAAAGCGCCGCGTCCATTTCCACGAATTCATGCTCGAGGTGCACGAGCGGCTGAACGCCGAGCGCCTTAAGGACACCGCCGACCCTGTGGTCGCGGTTGCCGATGCGCTGGCCAGCGACACGCGGCTGCTCGCGTTCGACGAGCTGGTGGTGAACAACCCGCCCGATGCGATGATCCTGTCGCGGCTGTTCACCGCGATGATGACGCATGGCCTCACCGTGGTCGCCACCTCGAACCGGCCACCCAAGGACCTCTACAAGGATGGGCTCAACCGCCAGCTGTTCCTGCCCTTCATCGATCTGATCGGCGAGCGGATGGACGTGCTCGCGCTGAACGGCCCGGTGGATTATCGCCGTGACCGTCTGGGCAGCGTCGATACCTGGCTGGTGCCGAACGGTCCCGAAGCCACCGCAACGCTCTCCGCCGCCTTTTTCCGGCTGACCGACTATCCAGTGGAGGACCGCGCGCGCGTCCCCACCTGCCAGGTGCCGATCCCCGGCGGGCGCGAGATCCTGGTACCCAAATGCGTGAAGGGCGTCGCAGTTTTCTCATTCAAGCGGCTGTGCGGCGAGGCGCGCGGCGCACCCGACTATCTCGCCATCGCGCGGCGTTTCCACACGGTGATCGTGGTCGGGATCCCCCAGCTGGGGCCGGAGAACCGCAACGAGGCGGCGCGCTTCGTCACGCTGGTCGACGCCCTCTACGAGCACAAGGTCAAACTGCTCGCCGCTGCCGATGCCGTTCCCGAACATCTTTACGAAAAGGGCGAAGGCCGCTTCGAATTCGACCGCACCGTTTCGCGCCTGCTCGAGATGCAATCGGACGACTATCTCGCCAAGGGCCATGGAGCGGATTGATCAGATCACGTTGTAAGTCCAACGCCGCGCTTCTAAAATATCCTTGGACTCCGGGATTTCCCGGAGGAACAGGGAGACAATGATGCGGCCTTTGCGCCTGCTCGCGGCCATGGGGCTCGCGGTTCTCGGAATATCCTCGGCCTGGGCACAGCCCGTGCTCGTCGCGGCGGACCTTCGCCAGCAGCAGAGCCTCGACGGCCCATGGCACTGGTCGATCGATCCGTATCGCGACGGCCTTGCCGGCTTTCATGGCGAGCCGCCGAACGCGCGCACCAACCGCGCAGCG is part of the Sphingomonas sp. genome and harbors:
- the zapE gene encoding cell division protein ZapE — its product is MTRVLDRYRALVSAGELRSDREQEAAAARLDALAEELQAAPRKGSVLWKLTGRKPAVPRGLYLWGGVGRGKSMLMDLFFDSLDIRRKRRVHFHEFMLEVHERLNAERLKDTADPVVAVADALASDTRLLAFDELVVNNPPDAMILSRLFTAMMTHGLTVVATSNRPPKDLYKDGLNRQLFLPFIDLIGERMDVLALNGPVDYRRDRLGSVDTWLVPNGPEATATLSAAFFRLTDYPVEDRARVPTCQVPIPGGREILVPKCVKGVAVFSFKRLCGEARGAPDYLAIARRFHTVIVVGIPQLGPENRNEAARFVTLVDALYEHKVKLLAAADAVPEHLYEKGEGRFEFDRTVSRLLEMQSDDYLAKGHGAD
- a CDS encoding C13 family peptidase gives rise to the protein MRFLLRASVILMAVCGAAPAAAQQQPPEHRTEWPGLVSGTRGIDGLQSGPELQRGRAPQAMLADGRRLGEALAALQPERKGIVDAYVLSVALDSDPVFAREARESARVLTRRYDAEGHTLVLAGPDGRDGAMLPAGSITALTLALARIAELMDRQQDVLVLYVTSHGAPDAGLAYHDGDQGFGVLPPARLAELLDTLGIRNRLLLLSACYSGAFVKRLTSNTTAILTAASATRSSFGCRAENDWTFFGDALVNHALRKAQPLAEAAAEARKTINGWERAGRLDPSMPQVAIGTGVGAWLAPLEARMPQTPTAPVGAPATDALKP
- a CDS encoding succinate dehydrogenase iron-sulfur subunit yields the protein MAEFRLPKNSRITKGQEHKASPEATRVKKFKIYRYDPDSGENPRYDTFEVDLDDCGPMVLDALIKIKGEQDSSLTFRRSCREGICGSCSMNIGGKNGLACTTAIEDVKGEVQITPLPHMDVIKDLVPDFTHFYAQYASIKPWLQTVTTTPSGKERLQTPKDREKLDGLYECILCACCSTSCPSYWWNSDKFLGPAILLQAYRWLADSRDEMTGERLDQLEDPFRLYRCHTIMNCANACPKGLNPAKAIAEVKKMAAERVL
- a CDS encoding ATP-dependent Clp protease proteolytic subunit: MSDSQSPLQRYPLLATPHVRLQGTVDNAMYQNFREQLLAAPSDGPLVVTLSTLGGDPEVARLMADELRLLREATARELLFLGKVAVYSAGATFMSGFPVDKRFLTRGTRLMLHERQMQSSLELSGPLRMLPAILKAKLAEIEHSIAIEEEGFQALVAGSRVDFEELRRRAPYNWYIEAEEARELGLVLDVI